From Mesorhizobium australicum, a single genomic window includes:
- a CDS encoding energy-coupling factor ABC transporter ATP-binding protein — protein sequence MSGALPLIRLTGVHAGYHGREVLRGIDLSLAPGERLALLGANGAGKSTLMHVINGFVPAKAGTIEAFGAPRREEKDFREVRARAGLVFQDPDDQLFSPTVLEDVAFGPMNLGQSRAQARATAQTTLAQLGLTGFDDRITHRLSGGEKRLIAIAAVLAMKPDVLLLDEPTAGLDPDAYDRLCAMLGKLPQAMIIAAHDAEFIARLATSAVLVRDGVCHRGTIHAHEHRRSHAHLHFEHEPAGHHHTPETEPVWDIGSTG from the coding sequence ATGAGCGGAGCGCTTCCCCTGATCCGCCTGACCGGCGTTCACGCCGGCTATCACGGCAGGGAAGTCTTGCGCGGGATCGACCTGTCTCTTGCACCGGGTGAGCGTCTTGCCCTGCTCGGCGCGAATGGCGCCGGGAAGAGCACGCTGATGCACGTCATCAACGGCTTCGTGCCGGCGAAGGCAGGCACGATCGAGGCTTTTGGCGCGCCGAGGCGCGAGGAGAAGGACTTCCGCGAGGTCCGCGCCCGCGCCGGGCTGGTGTTCCAGGACCCCGACGACCAGCTTTTCAGCCCGACGGTGCTGGAGGACGTGGCCTTCGGGCCAATGAATCTCGGCCAGAGCCGCGCGCAGGCTCGGGCCACGGCCCAGACCACGCTGGCCCAACTCGGCCTGACCGGCTTCGACGACCGTATTACCCATCGCCTCTCCGGCGGCGAGAAGCGGCTGATCGCCATTGCCGCGGTGCTGGCGATGAAGCCGGACGTGCTGTTGCTCGACGAGCCGACTGCCGGCCTGGACCCCGACGCCTATGACAGGCTTTGCGCAATGCTTGGAAAGCTGCCGCAGGCGATGATCATCGCCGCCCACGATGCGGAGTTCATCGCCCGCCTGGCGACCTCGGCGGTGCTTGTCCGCGACGGCGTGTGCCACCGGGGTACGATCCACGCCCACGAGCACAGGCGCAGCCATGCGCACCTGCATTTCGAGCATGAACCGGCCGGCCATCATCATACGCCGGAAACAGAACCGGTGTGGGATATCGGCTCTACGGGATGA
- the ureB gene encoding urease subunit beta, with the protein MSMNLTPTELERLTIFSAAEFARRNRTQGIRLSHPEAVALITDEVMTAARRDLAYAEIRDMASRLLTADDVLPGVAEMIPLIMIECPFSEGNKLLALFEPIAAGAAAGGEPVPGEVLTQAGDIEIFADAKGVTIEVLNTGDRDIQVRSHAHFFETNGALQFDRGQAWGMKLDVIAGAGVRFEPGIPKTVRLVPIEGERVAYGQAGLVNGPLDAQGAREAALERARGRGYRGA; encoded by the coding sequence ATGTCAATGAACCTCACACCTACCGAACTTGAGCGTCTAACCATTTTCTCGGCGGCGGAGTTTGCCCGTCGCAACCGGACGCAGGGAATCCGGCTGAGCCATCCCGAAGCTGTCGCGTTGATTACCGACGAGGTGATGACCGCTGCCCGGCGCGACCTAGCCTATGCGGAGATCCGGGACATGGCGAGCCGGCTGCTTACCGCAGACGACGTGCTGCCGGGCGTCGCGGAGATGATCCCGCTCATCATGATCGAATGCCCGTTTTCAGAGGGCAACAAGCTGCTGGCCCTGTTCGAGCCAATTGCGGCCGGCGCTGCGGCTGGCGGCGAGCCAGTGCCCGGCGAGGTACTCACGCAAGCGGGGGACATAGAGATATTCGCCGATGCGAAGGGCGTCACGATCGAGGTGCTGAACACTGGCGACCGGGACATCCAGGTGCGAAGCCACGCGCATTTCTTCGAGACCAACGGCGCGCTGCAGTTCGACCGTGGGCAGGCGTGGGGGATGAAGCTCGACGTCATCGCGGGGGCCGGGGTGCGCTTCGAACCGGGCATCCCGAAGACGGTGCGTCTCGTCCCGATCGAGGGCGAACGGGTGGCGTACGGCCAGGCTGGCCTGGTGAACGGACCGCTCGATGCGCAAGGCGCGCGCGAGGCCGCGCTGGAGCGGGCGCGCGGGCGCGGATACCGGGGAGCGTAG
- the istB gene encoding IS21-like element helper ATPase IstB yields the protein MIGKGAVDAMPAGTTSGTPQVLLGHYLKQLKLPTVLREYDKVARECARDGVDHPRYLLRLVELELIDRERRVVERRIKQARFPAVKSLDTFDFTAIPSLNKMLVLELARCEFILRRENVIALGNSGTGKSHVALALGLAACQKGFSVAFTTAAALVHQLMEARDERRLLKTQRELQAVKLLIVDELGYVPLSPTGAELLFEVFSQRYERGSTIVTSNLPFEDWTSVLGSERLTGALLDRLTHHVHILTMNGDSYRLKQSAGRRRAATIDAAEQNQATVETGDQADASQVDPATV from the coding sequence ATGATCGGCAAGGGAGCAGTCGACGCGATGCCGGCGGGCACGACGAGCGGTACGCCGCAGGTCTTGCTTGGTCATTACCTCAAGCAATTGAAGCTGCCGACGGTGCTGCGGGAATACGACAAGGTCGCCCGTGAATGCGCGCGCGACGGTGTCGATCATCCCCGCTATCTGCTGCGCCTGGTCGAACTGGAACTGATCGACCGCGAGCGCCGCGTGGTCGAGCGGCGCATCAAGCAGGCCAGGTTCCCGGCCGTGAAGAGCCTCGACACCTTCGACTTCACCGCCATTCCTTCTCTCAACAAGATGCTGGTGCTGGAGTTGGCGCGTTGCGAGTTCATCCTGCGCCGCGAGAACGTCATCGCGCTCGGCAACTCCGGCACCGGCAAGTCCCATGTCGCGCTCGCTCTTGGCCTTGCCGCCTGCCAGAAGGGGTTCTCCGTCGCCTTCACTACCGCAGCCGCCCTGGTGCATCAGCTCATGGAGGCACGCGACGAGAGGCGTCTGCTGAAGACGCAGCGCGAACTGCAGGCGGTGAAGCTGCTCATCGTCGACGAACTCGGCTACGTGCCGCTGTCGCCAACCGGAGCGGAATTGCTGTTCGAGGTGTTCTCCCAGCGTTACGAGCGCGGCTCCACCATCGTCACCTCGAACCTGCCTTTTGAAGACTGGACCTCGGTTCTGGGCTCCGAACGGCTCACCGGCGCACTGCTCGATCGCCTCACCCACCACGTTCATATCCTGACCATGAACGGCGACAGCTACCGGCTCAAGCAATCCGCCGGCCGCCGTCGGGCAGCCACGATTGACGCGGCGGAGCAAAACCAGGCCACAGTCGAAACAGGCGATCAAGCCGACGCGTCTCAAGTCGATCCGGCAACCGTCTGA
- the istA gene encoding IS21 family transposase, producing the protein MFAVEVYAAVRHFVFVEGNSRREAARVFGLSRETVLKMCRFSLPPGYTRTKPVTKPKLGPLLPVIDAILEVDRTGPVKQRHSAKRIFERLRDEHGFGGGYTVVKDYVRIARARGRETFVPLSHPPGHAQVDFGEAVGVIGGVRCKIHFFCMDLPQSDAPFVKAYPAETTEAFLDGHVSAFAFFGGVPLSVLYDNLKIAVAKICGDGKRERTRAFTELVSHYLFKDRFGRPGKGNDKGKVEGLVKFARSNFLTPIPVAANFDDLNAMLAARCRARQNERAGRHAATIGERLAADLDAFRELPAVPLEPCEKRAARVSSTALVRYRGNDYSVPTRHGFQKVMVKGFVDQVVILCAGEEIARHQRSYGSGVFVFDPLHYLALIETKPNALDQAAPLKEWDLPETFQHLRHLMEARMGNRGKREFIQVLRLMEAIPKDVVTYAVTEAIRLGAIGFDAIKQIALARIERRPARLDLAAYPHLPKTSVKTTSAADYAVLIPGRAA; encoded by the coding sequence ATGTTTGCCGTGGAAGTTTACGCCGCCGTCCGGCATTTCGTCTTTGTCGAGGGCAACAGCCGTCGTGAAGCGGCCCGTGTTTTCGGATTGAGCCGCGAGACGGTATTGAAGATGTGCCGGTTCTCGTTGCCGCCGGGCTATACGCGCACGAAGCCGGTGACGAAGCCAAAGCTCGGCCCACTGCTGCCGGTGATCGATGCGATCCTGGAGGTGGATCGGACTGGTCCGGTGAAGCAGCGCCATTCAGCGAAGCGGATCTTCGAGCGGCTGCGTGATGAGCATGGATTCGGTGGCGGCTACACGGTGGTGAAGGATTATGTCCGGATCGCCCGAGCGAGAGGGCGCGAGACATTCGTGCCGCTTTCGCATCCGCCCGGCCATGCACAGGTGGATTTTGGCGAAGCGGTCGGTGTGATCGGCGGCGTTCGCTGCAAGATCCACTTCTTCTGCATGGACCTGCCGCAGTCGGATGCGCCCTTCGTTAAGGCCTATCCGGCCGAGACGACGGAAGCGTTCCTGGACGGGCACGTGTCGGCCTTCGCCTTCTTCGGGGGCGTGCCGCTATCGGTGCTTTACGACAATCTCAAGATCGCGGTGGCGAAGATCTGCGGTGATGGCAAACGGGAGCGGACGCGGGCATTCACGGAACTGGTGAGCCACTATCTGTTCAAGGACAGGTTCGGCCGGCCCGGCAAGGGGAACGACAAGGGCAAGGTCGAGGGGCTGGTGAAGTTTGCGCGCTCGAACTTCCTGACGCCGATCCCGGTGGCGGCGAACTTCGACGATCTGAACGCCATGCTGGCCGCGCGATGCCGGGCGCGACAGAACGAACGTGCCGGCCGTCACGCCGCGACCATCGGCGAGCGACTTGCCGCCGATCTTGACGCATTCAGGGAACTGCCAGCCGTGCCGCTGGAACCCTGCGAGAAGCGGGCCGCCCGCGTCTCGTCGACGGCGCTGGTGCGCTATCGCGGCAACGACTACTCGGTGCCGACGCGCCATGGCTTCCAGAAGGTGATGGTGAAGGGGTTCGTGGATCAGGTCGTCATCCTGTGCGCCGGTGAGGAGATCGCCCGGCATCAGCGCTCCTATGGTTCTGGCGTCTTCGTCTTCGACCCGCTGCACTATCTGGCGCTGATCGAGACCAAGCCGAACGCACTCGATCAGGCGGCGCCGTTGAAGGAGTGGGATCTTCCCGAGACGTTCCAGCACCTGCGTCATCTGATGGAGGCCCGTATGGGCAATCGCGGCAAGCGTGAGTTCATCCAGGTGCTGCGGCTGATGGAGGCGATCCCGAAGGATGTCGTGACCTACGCCGTCACCGAGGCGATCCGGCTCGGTGCGATCGGCTTCGATGCGATCAAGCAGATCGCACTGGCCCGGATCGAGCGTCGCCCCGCAAGGCTGGATCTCGCCGCCTATCCCCATCTGCCGAAGACCAGCGTGAAGACGACATCGGCAGCCGATTACGCCGTGCTCATTCCTGGGAGAGCGGCATGA
- the ureC gene encoding urease subunit alpha, with amino-acid sequence MARIDRQAYVTLFGPTAGDLVRLGDTSLLAEIEHDFTVRGHELVIGAGKTYRDGEGYCATAKYSDRALDFVIQNATVIDAELGIVKADIGIRDGLIAGVGKAGNPHVMPGVHPDLVVGHMTTPINGQDFIVTAGAIECHAHIQSPEQSNQALAGGITTLIGGSPGPVFEVGGGSPTNLGLFLQATEWSCLNFALFGRGGSDPSAVEESVAAGAMGVKIHEDFGASSGVIDATLHAADRNDFAVHLHTDSINEFGYCEDTLRAIAGRSIHMYHVEGAGGGHAPDLLVVTSHPNVLPSSTNPTNPYTAYALEEGVPMTMVGHSLNYNAPEDVAFGEARIRPQTMVAEDFLHDMGAISIFGTDSQGMGRLAENVAKCWQLASVMKDRAGRLPEETTARADNERIKRYIAKYTINPAIAAGIDDHVGSIRPGKLADLVLWPRASFGVKPQMVFKSGFVAWSAMGDANGSLPFAEPVIHRPMWGSLGEVPAKLGLTFFSRLAIEADVPKKLGLRKRAVQIKNTRKLGKLDMVRNTAMPHIEVDPRTSEVRADGRLLTADPPSTVPLFRRYMLR; translated from the coding sequence ATGGCGCGCATCGACAGGCAGGCATATGTCACGCTTTTCGGCCCGACGGCCGGCGATCTCGTGCGGCTCGGCGACACCAGCCTTCTGGCGGAAATTGAGCACGACTTCACCGTCCGTGGCCACGAGTTGGTCATTGGCGCGGGAAAGACCTACCGCGACGGCGAGGGCTACTGTGCGACCGCGAAATATTCGGACCGGGCGCTCGACTTCGTGATCCAGAACGCGACCGTCATCGATGCCGAGCTCGGCATCGTGAAGGCGGATATAGGCATTCGCGACGGGCTCATCGCCGGCGTCGGCAAGGCGGGCAATCCGCATGTCATGCCGGGCGTCCATCCCGACCTTGTCGTCGGCCACATGACGACCCCGATCAACGGACAGGACTTCATCGTCACAGCCGGTGCGATCGAATGCCACGCCCACATCCAGTCGCCCGAGCAGTCGAACCAGGCGCTTGCCGGCGGCATCACGACGCTGATCGGCGGCTCACCGGGGCCGGTCTTTGAGGTTGGCGGCGGAAGCCCCACCAATCTCGGCCTCTTCCTGCAGGCGACCGAATGGTCATGCCTCAACTTCGCGCTCTTCGGCCGCGGCGGCTCCGACCCGTCGGCCGTCGAGGAATCCGTCGCCGCAGGCGCCATGGGCGTCAAGATCCACGAGGATTTCGGCGCCTCTTCCGGCGTGATCGACGCAACTCTCCACGCGGCCGACCGCAACGACTTTGCCGTCCATCTGCACACCGATTCGATCAACGAGTTCGGCTATTGCGAGGATACGTTGCGCGCCATCGCGGGCCGCAGCATTCACATGTACCATGTCGAGGGCGCCGGTGGCGGCCATGCGCCCGACCTGCTCGTCGTCACTTCGCATCCCAACGTCCTGCCGTCCTCGACCAATCCCACCAATCCCTACACCGCCTACGCCCTCGAAGAGGGCGTACCGATGACCATGGTCGGGCACAGCCTCAACTACAATGCGCCGGAAGACGTGGCTTTCGGCGAGGCGCGCATTCGGCCGCAGACCATGGTCGCGGAGGACTTCCTCCACGACATGGGGGCGATCTCGATCTTCGGCACCGACAGCCAAGGCATGGGCCGGCTTGCCGAGAATGTCGCCAAGTGCTGGCAGCTTGCCAGCGTCATGAAGGATCGCGCCGGCCGCCTGCCCGAGGAGACGACGGCGCGTGCCGACAACGAGCGGATCAAGCGTTATATCGCGAAGTACACGATCAATCCCGCGATAGCCGCCGGGATCGACGACCATGTCGGCTCGATCAGGCCAGGAAAGCTGGCCGATCTCGTGCTCTGGCCGCGCGCCTCGTTCGGGGTCAAGCCGCAGATGGTCTTCAAAAGCGGCTTCGTCGCATGGTCGGCGATGGGCGATGCGAACGGCAGCCTGCCGTTCGCGGAGCCCGTGATACACCGCCCGATGTGGGGGTCTCTGGGAGAGGTGCCGGCAAAGCTCGGCCTGACATTCTTCTCGCGCCTCGCGATCGAGGCGGACGTGCCGAAGAAGCTCGGACTGCGCAAGCGCGCGGTGCAGATCAAGAACACGCGCAAGCTGGGAAAGCTGGACATGGTTCGCAACACCGCAATGCCTCATATCGAGGTCGACCCCCGGACTTCCGAGGTGCGGGCGGACGGCAGGCTCCTGACCGCGGACCCGCCGTCAACCGTTCCCTTGTTCCGAAGGTACATGCTGCGATGA
- a CDS encoding RES family NAD+ phosphorylase produces MARIDKKIPPSWKLADLVITAGIRGILFPSLRHAGGTNLVVFPANLVDGDKVAVHDPDHRLPQNQSSWP; encoded by the coding sequence ATCGCTCGCATCGACAAGAAAATTCCACCGTCATGGAAGCTGGCGGACCTGGTCATTACCGCAGGGATTCGGGGCATCCTGTTCCCCTCACTGCGTCACGCCGGCGGAACAAATCTCGTGGTCTTCCCGGCCAATCTTGTCGACGGTGACAAGGTCGCGGTCCATGATCCCGATCACCGGCTGCCGCAGAACCAATCATCATGGCCATGA
- the ureG gene encoding urease accessory protein UreG, protein MTAAARLGIGGPVGSGKTALVERLIPALANRGVNLAVITNDLVTAEDAERVRRSGLIDPARVLAVEAGACPHTVIREDPTPNIEACDELERAFPGLELILVESGGDNLASTFSRDLADYWLFVIDVAGGDDIPRKRGPGVVKADALIINKLDLAPHVGVNLERMIEEARNVRDGRPVLLTNCRENEGIEAIVDLIDRDVLFRS, encoded by the coding sequence ATGACGGCCGCCGCGCGCCTGGGCATCGGCGGCCCGGTCGGCTCTGGGAAGACGGCGCTTGTCGAACGGCTGATCCCGGCCCTGGCGAACCGTGGAGTCAACCTCGCCGTGATCACCAACGATCTCGTCACCGCGGAAGACGCGGAGCGGGTTCGCAGGTCCGGGCTGATCGACCCTGCCAGGGTCCTTGCGGTCGAGGCGGGGGCATGTCCGCACACCGTTATTCGCGAAGACCCCACCCCCAATATCGAGGCGTGCGACGAGCTCGAACGGGCCTTCCCCGGTCTTGAGCTGATTCTCGTCGAGAGCGGCGGCGACAATCTCGCCTCGACCTTTTCTCGCGACCTCGCAGACTATTGGCTCTTCGTGATCGACGTGGCCGGCGGCGACGACATCCCGCGAAAGCGGGGACCGGGAGTCGTGAAGGCCGATGCTCTGATCATCAACAAGCTGGACCTCGCTCCGCATGTCGGCGTGAACCTCGAACGGATGATCGAGGAAGCCCGCAACGTGCGCGACGGCCGGCCGGTGCTTCTCACGAACTGCCGCGAAAACGAGGGTATCGAAGCAATCGTAGACCTGATCGATCGTGACGTTCTCTTCAGATCCTGA
- a CDS encoding urease accessory protein UreD encodes MLSQRIFTYPFTMTRAYYRDAAPKGMASVVLQSVSSSLSPGDRLRQRLVAHAGAAAYITTQGATVVHGSAERRECAERLEIVAEEGSLLEYMSDLRILFPGAILSQEARIRLGLGATVVFCEGIASHDPSGGQRPFGNFRTVTLIEDEDGHILAMDCGRLPGTSRAVAGGGRFAAYGTLFVATRRPPAELKRLADAIAADVGAVDVYGAASLLPNDCGVSVRFAASDGRGLRRGIVAGWQATRRHLFGGSPGLLGQALWQPMAG; translated from the coding sequence GTGCTCAGCCAGCGCATCTTCACCTACCCGTTCACGATGACGCGAGCCTACTACCGCGATGCCGCGCCGAAGGGGATGGCATCGGTTGTTTTGCAGAGTGTGAGCAGCAGCCTCAGTCCCGGCGACCGATTACGCCAGCGTCTTGTCGCCCATGCTGGCGCTGCCGCCTACATCACGACACAGGGAGCGACGGTGGTCCATGGCTCGGCCGAGAGGCGCGAATGCGCGGAGCGGCTCGAAATCGTTGCGGAGGAGGGGAGCCTGCTCGAATACATGTCGGACCTCAGGATACTCTTCCCCGGCGCCATACTGTCGCAGGAGGCGCGCATACGCCTCGGTCTGGGGGCGACGGTGGTGTTTTGCGAAGGCATCGCATCGCACGATCCGTCTGGCGGACAGCGGCCGTTCGGTAATTTCCGCACCGTAACCCTTATCGAGGATGAGGACGGCCACATCCTTGCAATGGATTGCGGCCGTCTTCCCGGCACGTCACGCGCGGTCGCCGGGGGAGGCCGCTTCGCGGCCTACGGCACGCTCTTCGTGGCCACGCGCCGGCCGCCGGCCGAACTGAAACGCCTCGCCGATGCGATAGCGGCCGATGTCGGGGCCGTGGACGTCTACGGCGCGGCGTCCCTTCTGCCGAATGATTGCGGTGTTTCGGTGCGTTTCGCGGCAAGTGACGGGCGCGGTCTGCGGCGAGGCATAGTCGCCGGCTGGCAGGCTACCCGCAGACATCTCTTCGGCGGCTCGCCGGGGCTGCTTGGGCAAGCGCTCTGGCAGCCGATGGCGGGGTGA
- a CDS encoding IS3 family transposase (programmed frameshift) — MRPSRFTEEQIIGMLKEQEAGAKTADVCRKHGISAATFYKFKAKFGGMEVSDARRLKALEDENARLKKLLAEQMLDNAILKDVGRKKMVTPDAKREAVAHACEVHGVSQRRACQALNIDRSTVRYISARADDGPLREAMKAVAAERRRFGYRRIHIMLDRQGIVMNQKKLRRLYREEKLQVRRRGGRKRALGTRRPMLVPDRANTRWSLDFVSDTFTDGRRFRVLAIVDDYTRECLALIADTSLSGLRVVRELDAVIRRRDRPDTIVSDNGTELTSMAVLRWCQQTGVEWHYIAPGKPTQNAFVESFNGRFRDECLNDTLFSTLSEARSVINSWQEDYNHHRPHSALGNMPPAEFAMKSTLEKQAA, encoded by the exons ATGCGACCCTCGCGGTTCACGGAAGAGCAGATCATCGGGATGCTGAAGGAACAGGAGGCCGGTGCGAAGACGGCGGATGTCTGCCGCAAGCACGGCATCTCGGCAGCGACGTTCTACAAGTTCAAGGCCAAGTTCGGCGGGATGGAGGTGTCCGACGCCCGTCGCCTGAAGGCTCTGGAGGACGAGAACGCCCGGCTGAAGAAGCTCCTGGCCGAGCAGATGCTCGACAACGCGATCCTGAAGGATGTCG GCCGCAAAAAAATGGTGACGCCCGATGCGAAGCGGGAGGCGGTGGCTCATGCCTGCGAGGTGCATGGGGTGAGCCAGCGTCGGGCGTGCCAGGCTCTGAACATCGACCGTTCGACGGTGCGCTACATCAGCGCCCGTGCGGACGACGGGCCGTTGCGTGAGGCGATGAAGGCCGTGGCGGCGGAGCGCCGGCGGTTCGGCTATCGCAGGATCCACATCATGCTGGACCGGCAGGGCATCGTGATGAACCAGAAGAAGCTGCGGCGCCTCTACCGGGAGGAGAAGCTGCAGGTGCGCCGGCGCGGCGGACGCAAGCGGGCGCTGGGCACGCGCAGGCCCATGCTCGTGCCCGATCGCGCCAACACTCGATGGAGCTTGGACTTCGTCTCCGACACCTTCACCGATGGCCGTCGCTTCCGGGTGCTCGCCATCGTCGACGACTACACGCGGGAATGCCTTGCATTGATCGCCGACACCTCGCTGTCGGGCCTGCGCGTCGTGCGCGAGCTGGACGCTGTCATCCGCCGGCGCGACCGGCCGGACACGATCGTCTCCGACAACGGCACCGAACTGACCTCGATGGCGGTCCTGCGATGGTGCCAGCAGACCGGCGTCGAATGGCACTACATCGCGCCTGGGAAGCCTACACAGAATGCGTTCGTGGAGAGCTTCAACGGGCGCTTCCGAGACGAGTGCCTGAACGACACGCTGTTCTCGACGCTGTCCGAAGCCCGCAGCGTCATCAACTCATGGCAGGAGGACTACAACCACCACAGACCCCACTCGGCCCTCGGCAACATGCCGCCAGCCGAGTTCGCAATGAAATCCACACTGGAAAAACAGGCCGCATGA
- the scpB gene encoding SMC-Scp complex subunit ScpB, whose product MAKATRARRAKGRPDDGRPNDHLFDAELDHLPPEARWREWMHRVEATIFAASEPVGRETLARIVGKSCSIDLLIDDIREELRGRPYDLVAVAGGWKHLTRPAYADAIRSAFGTAIGGGGRAADLTQSDVLVLMCIAYFQPITRGELSSFFGKEISRDLIGHLRGAGMIASGPRSPTPGAPYTYVTTKEFLLQFGLDTLRDLPDFEALEDAGLLSKEKLLAGDIPAGLASVEDEIEEQADLVEDRVS is encoded by the coding sequence ATGGCCAAGGCGACGCGTGCGAGACGGGCGAAAGGCCGACCAGACGATGGTCGTCCAAATGACCATTTGTTCGACGCTGAGCTGGATCACCTGCCGCCGGAAGCGCGCTGGCGCGAATGGATGCATCGCGTCGAGGCAACCATTTTTGCCGCCAGTGAACCGGTCGGCCGCGAAACACTGGCTCGGATCGTCGGCAAGAGCTGCAGCATCGATCTGTTGATCGACGACATTCGCGAAGAGCTGCGCGGCCGGCCCTACGATCTGGTCGCCGTCGCCGGCGGTTGGAAGCACCTGACCCGGCCGGCCTATGCCGACGCCATCCGCAGTGCATTTGGCACCGCCATCGGCGGCGGCGGGCGTGCCGCGGACCTGACGCAGTCGGACGTGCTGGTGCTGATGTGCATCGCCTATTTCCAGCCCATTACGCGCGGAGAGTTGTCATCCTTCTTCGGCAAGGAGATTTCGCGTGACCTGATCGGCCATCTGCGCGGCGCCGGCATGATCGCCTCCGGCCCACGCAGCCCGACGCCGGGCGCACCCTATACCTATGTCACGACGAAGGAATTCCTGCTCCAGTTCGGGCTCGACACGTTGCGCGACCTGCCGGATTTCGAGGCACTCGAAGACGCCGGATTGCTGTCGAAGGAGAAGCTACTGGCCGGAGATATCCCAGCAGGGTTGGCGAGCGTAGAGGACGAAATCGAAGAACAAGCCGATCTCGTCGAGGACCGGGTGTCTTGA
- a CDS encoding energy-coupling factor transporter transmembrane component T, whose product MLLVRSIERAERVSWAMKSRGFSGSFPDFDQQRMQAADIAFCATWIGVAAALVVLEFLV is encoded by the coding sequence ATGCTCCTGGTGCGCAGCATCGAGCGCGCCGAGCGGGTGAGTTGGGCGATGAAGAGCCGCGGCTTTTCCGGCAGCTTTCCCGATTTCGACCAGCAGCGAATGCAGGCGGCCGACATCGCCTTCTGCGCCACCTGGATTGGCGTAGCGGCGGCGCTGGTCGTGCTGGAATTCCTCGTATGA
- a CDS encoding DUF1403 family protein, with protein sequence MLFVMIRRPKSSLSRHATISGAASAVPMAVAPAWLRRAVPDAQSLAGKDVGLNALGPNALEEIAIAAGAAIGALDAVVRRQERWADAWRQRLALAAAAVTARQAGRIEDENALRDAVLLTRPGDNVGPAGSLFLGWRRLAGAPAAKLLTEASIAVVLDEFGFAHDDEVVNDLVEELRQLAASDGTVGMMTGAIAIAERHGFARALGAWLADALLAQRLGWTFAVPLLGAEAALGTSARSRRAAASSVAIRIETDPERAKGLLAAQARAALRAVDLSAELGRRADRLLAVAPKLRARAADAVVERLLSADAIVASEKIAGMSDRGLRRLFDRLVELGAVRELSGRPTFRIYGL encoded by the coding sequence ATGCTCTTCGTGATGATTCGACGGCCCAAATCCTCTTTGTCTCGCCACGCCACAATCTCCGGCGCCGCTTCGGCCGTGCCGATGGCAGTGGCGCCGGCCTGGCTGCGCCGGGCCGTTCCCGACGCGCAAAGCCTTGCCGGAAAAGACGTAGGGCTAAATGCCCTTGGGCCAAATGCCCTTGAGGAAATCGCCATCGCCGCGGGCGCCGCCATCGGCGCACTCGATGCGGTGGTCCGCCGCCAGGAGCGATGGGCAGACGCCTGGCGGCAGCGGCTGGCGCTTGCGGCGGCCGCGGTCACGGCACGGCAAGCGGGGCGTATTGAGGATGAAAATGCGCTGCGCGACGCCGTGCTGCTCACACGACCCGGTGACAATGTCGGGCCTGCCGGCAGCTTGTTTTTGGGTTGGCGCAGGTTGGCCGGAGCGCCCGCAGCGAAATTGCTGACCGAGGCGAGCATCGCGGTTGTCTTGGACGAGTTCGGTTTTGCCCATGACGACGAGGTGGTCAACGATCTCGTGGAGGAGCTGCGGCAATTGGCCGCCAGTGACGGGACGGTGGGAATGATGACCGGCGCCATCGCAATCGCCGAACGCCACGGCTTTGCGCGCGCCCTTGGCGCTTGGCTCGCCGACGCCCTGCTGGCGCAGCGCTTGGGCTGGACTTTTGCGGTGCCGCTGCTGGGTGCCGAAGCCGCCTTGGGCACAAGCGCTCGCTCCCGTCGAGCGGCAGCCAGCTCTGTGGCGATACGCATTGAGACAGATCCTGAGCGTGCGAAAGGTCTGCTCGCCGCTCAGGCGCGCGCTGCGCTGCGCGCCGTCGATCTGTCCGCCGAGCTCGGTCGCCGCGCGGACCGGCTGCTTGCGGTGGCGCCAAAACTCCGGGCCAGAGCGGCGGACGCCGTCGTCGAAAGGCTTTTGTCCGCCGACGCGATCGTCGCGTCGGAAAAGATCGCGGGCATGAGTGATCGCGGCCTGCGCCGTCTGTTCGATCGGCTGGTCGAACTCGGCGCGGTGCGCGAGCTCTCGGGCCGCCCGACCTTCCGCATCTACGGACTGTGA